CTGGCCCCCTGGGGGGCCGGCGCCACCCTCAGCGCCGCCGAGCGCCAGCTCACGCTCACCGATTTCCAGATGCAGGCGGTGGTGGAGCCCACCGGTGCCGTGCAGGTGAGCGAAACCCTCACCGCCCGCTTCGATGGCTCCTGGAACGGCTTGGTGCGCCAGATCCCCCTGCTGGCCCGGCGTCCCGGCGGGCTCGAACCCCTCGGGCTGCGGGTGCTCGCGGTCACCGACCCCGAGGGCCGGCCCTATCGCTACGAGAGCAGCCACCCCGGCGCCGACCTGAAACTGAAGATCTGGATCCCCGGCGCCGAGAACACCAGCCGCACGGCCGTGATCAGCTACCGCCTGAAGCGCGGTCTGCGCTTCTACCCGGACCACGACGAGTTCAACTGGAACGTGACCGGCAACGCCTGGGAGGTGCCGATCGAGCGGGCCTCGGCCCGGGTGCAGCTGCCGCCAGCTGTTTCCGGACTCCACGCTTCGGTGTACACCGGGCCCAGCGGCGCCCGGGGGCACGACGCCACCCTGACGATCGGCGCTGACGCGGTGGCCAGCAGCACCACCCGGCGGCTGGAGCCCGGCGAGGGCTTCACCTTGGCGGTGGGCTTCGCCAAGGGGCTGGTGCCGCTGCCGTCGGCCCTGGCCCAATGGATCGACTGGTGGCTGGCGCGTCTGAGCCTGCTGCTCCCCTTGCTGTGCACCGGCGTGCTGGGACCGCTCTGGTGGCGGATCGGCCGGGATCCGGCCCTCGGCGCGGTGCCGGTGGCCTATGAACCCCCCGAGGGGCTGCCGCCGGCGGTGCTGGGCAGCCTGGTGGCGGAGCAGGTGAGCGGATCCGCCCTGTCGGCCACCCTGGTGGCGCTGGCGGTGAAGGGCCAGCTGCGCATCGAACAGGACCAGCAGAAGCTGCTGTTCCTGAACCTGGGCAAGCGCTATGTGTTCACCCTGCTGGGCGAGCCGGCCCAGCGGTCAGCGCTGCTGCCCCACGAGGCCTATCTGCTCGAGACGCTGTTTCCATCGGCGGAGCCTGGAGCCACGGTCAGCACCCAGGAGCTCCGGGAGCACTACTACGTCCATGTGCCCGGCTTCGAGCATCGGGTGATGCAGGCGGTGCTGGCGGAGACGTTCTTCCGGCGCTGGCCGGAAACGGTGCGTGTCCTTACCTTCTTCGGTGGCCTTGGACTGGCCGCCGGAGTTGTCGTCCTCGCCGCGGCGCTGCTGCCCCACGACATCGTCATGCTGCAGGGGGTGGCGCACCCCGTGGTGATCCTGGTGTCCCTGGCGCTGACCGTGGTGCTGGTGGGCGTGTTCGCCTGGATCATGCCCAGCCGCACCACCCGCGGCACGGCGGTGCTGCGCCAGACCCTCGGCTTCCAGGAGTTCCTGCGCCGCGTGGAGGTGCCGCGGCTGGAGCGGCTGGTGCTGACGCCGGAGCTGTTCGAGCGCTACCTGCCCTACGCCATGGTGGCTGGCCTGACGCGCCAGTGGACGTCCGCGTTCCAGGGCATCCTGCAAGAGCCGCCCAGCTGGTACGTCGGCGACGGCATCGACTTCGATGCCAACGACTTCGGCACCAGCCTCGAGGACTGCTTCAGCACCACCACCGGCGCCATGCAGTCGTCGCCGAGCAGCTCCAGCAGCTCCAGCGGCAGCTCCGGCGGGGGCAGCTCCGGGGGCGGTGACGGCGGTGGCGGCGGCGGCGGCTTCTGACCACCGGGGCGGGGGCCACCGCCAGGCCTAGCTTTTCCCCAGTTGTCAGCGTTGCCGTGGCCCCAAGCGTCCTGCGCCGCCCCGGGGCGGCCGCCCTGGCTCTGGGCCTGGCGCTGGCCCTTCAGCCCCCGGGTGCAGCCCGCAGCGCCGAGCCGCCGTCGGGGCCCACGCCGCCGCCACGTCAGGTGACGGCGGAAAGCCTGGCCGCGGCCCTGCCCAAGCTCGATGCCCTGGCCACGGAGATGCAGCGCAGCACCGGTGTCCCGGGCCTGGCGATCGTCGTGGTGCACGCCGACCGGGTGGTGTTCCTCAAGGGCTACGGCGTGCGGCGGGTGGGCGAGCCCGGTGCGGTGGATGCCGACACCCTCTTCCAGCTGGCGTCGCTCTCGAAACCGATCGCCGCCACGGTGGTGGCCGGCCTGGTGGGTGACGGGCGCGTGGGCTGGGACGACCCCGTGCTGCGCACCCTCCCTGCGGCCCGCATCGGTCCGCCGGCCATCGCCCCCTTGGTGACCATCCGCGACCTGCTGTCCCACCGCAGCGGCCTGCCGGACCACGCCGGCGATCACCTGGAAGACCTGGGCTTCGATCGGGCCACGATCCTCGAGCGGCTGCGGCTGCTGCCCACCGGCAACCGCTTCCGCGCCGACTACGCCTACACCAACTTCGGCTTCACGGCCGGCGCCGTGGCCGCCGCCAACGCCGTCGGGCGCCCCTGGGAGGCCCTCTCCAGCGAACGGCTCTACCGGCCCCTGGGCATGGCCCGCACCAGCTCCCGCCACGCCGATTTCGTGGCCACCGCCAACCGTGCCTCCCTGCATGTGCCGGAGGGGGGCCGCTGGGTGGCCCGCTACCAGCGGGATGCCGATGCCCAGGCCCCCGCCGGCGGCGTGAGCTCCAGCGTGCGGGATCTGGGCCAGTGGCTGCGGCTGCAGCTGGCCGGCGGCCGCCGCGATGGCCGTGCGGTGGTGGACGCCGCCGCCCTCGCCGAGACCCACCGGCCCCAGATCGTCAGCCAGCAGCCCCGCGATCCGGCCACGGATCGGGCCGGCTTCTACGGGCTGGGCTGGAACGTGAGCTATACCGATCGGGGCACGGTCCAGCTGGGCCATTCGGGCGCCTTCGACCTCGGCGCCGCCACGGCCGTCTACCTGCTGCCGGCGGAATCCCTTGGCATCATCGTGCTCTCCAACAGCCAGCCGCTGGGGGTGCCGGAGGCCCTCAGCCTCAGCTTCCTCGACCTGGCCACCGCCGGAGCGGTGAAGCGCGACTACCTCACCGCCCTGCGCCCCCTGTTCCGGGGCATGGAGCAGCAGGACTATCCCGCCGTGGTCACCCCGGCCCGGCCCCTGCCGGCCCGCCCCGCCGACGCCTACACCGGCAGCTACGCCAATGCCTACGTGGGCCCGGTCGCCGTGGTGCCACGCGGCGATGGCCTCGAGCTGCAGCTGGGTCCCCGCCTCACCCCCTTCCCCCTGACCCCGGTGAGCGGCGACACCTTCCGCTACCAGCCCGCCGGCGAGAACGCCTACGGCCCCAGCGCCGTCACCTTCACGGTCGGCCCCGACGGCAGGGCCACGGCGGTGCGGATCGACAACCTCAACCTCAACGGCCAGGGGGTGCTCCAGCGGCGCTGATCGGGGCGGCGAACGTTCCTTCTGAACCTGACCGGGTGCCGGAGCGCTGCGAGAGTGGGGCCGGCCAGCGCAGCCTGCATGAACCTCACCCCCCAGGAGAAAGACAAGCTGTTGATCGTCACCGCCGCCCTGCTGGCGGAACGGCGGCTCGGCCGGGGCCTGAAGCTCAACCATCCCGAGGCGGTGGCCTGGCTCAGTTTCCAGGTGATCGAAGGGGCCCGCGACGGCCGCAGCGTGGCGGAGCTGATGCGGGAGGGCACCACCTGGCTGAGCCGGGATCAGGTGATGGAGGGGGTGCCCGAGCTGATCCCTGAGGTGCAGATCGAGGCGATGTTCCCCGATGGCACCAAGCTCGTCACCCTCCACGAACCGATCCGCTGACCCCCCGCCATGGCCCCCCTGATCCCCGGCGAACTGATCCCCGAGCCCGGCACGATCGAGCTCAATGTCGGCCGCCCGGTCACCACCCTGTCGGTGGCGAACCGGGGCGACCGGCCCGTGCAGGTGGGCTCCCACTTCCATTTCTATGAAGCCAACGGCGCCCTCGAGTTCGACCGCGAGGCGGCCCGCGGCCTGCGGCTCGACATCCCCGCCGGCACCGCCATCCGCTTCGAGCCCGGCGACCAGCGGGACGTGCATCTGGTGCCCTACGTCGGCGACCGCCGCGTGTTCGGCTTCAACGGTCTGGTCAACGGCCCCCTCGACTGAACTGCCATGGCTTATCGCATCGACCGCCGCGCCTACGCCGAGACCTACGGCCCCACCACCGGTGACCGGCTGCGGCTGGCCGACACCGAGCTGATCCTGGAGGTGGAGAGCGACTGCACCACCTACGGCGATGAGGTGAAGTTCGGGGGCGGCAAGGTGATCCGCGACGGCATGGGCCAGGCCCAGACCCCCCGCTCCGAGGGGGCCGTCGACACGGTGATCACCAATGCCCTGATCCTCGACTGGTGGGGCATCGTCAAGGCCGACATCGGCCTGAAGGACGGCCGCATCTGCGCCATCGGCAAGGCGGGCAACCCCGACATCACCGATGGGGTGACGATCGTGGTCGGGCCCGGCACCGAAGCCATCGCCGGGGAGGGGCACATCGTCACCGCCGGGGCGATCGACACCCACATCCACTTCATCTGCCCCCAGCAGATCGAAACCGCCCTCGCCTCCGGGGTCACCACCCTGCTGGGGGGCGGCACCGGCCCGGCCACCGGCACCAACGCCACCACCTGCACCCCCGGCGCCTTCCACCTGGCCCGCATGCTCCAGGCCGCCGAGGGGCTGCCGATCAACCTGGGCTTCTACGGCAAGGGCAACGCCAGCACCCCTGCGGCGATCGAAGAGCAGATCCGCGCCGGGGCCTGCGGCCTGAAGCTCCATGAGGACTGGGGCACCACCCCGGCGGCGATCGACTGCTGCCTGACGGTGGCCGACAAGTATGACGTGCAGGTCTGCATCCACTCCGACACCCTCAACGAAGCCGGCTTCGTGGAGGACACGATCCGGGCCATCGGCGGCCGCACCATCCACACCTTCCACACCGAGGGGGCCGGCGGTGGCCACGCCCCCGACATCATCCGGATCTGCGGTGAGGCCAACGTGCTGCCCAGCTCCACCAACCCCACCAAGCCCTACACCGTCAACACCCTCGAGGAGCACCTCGACATGCTGATGGTGTGCCACCACCTCGATCCCCGCATCCCGGAGGACGTGGCCTTCGCCGAATCGCGCATCCGCCGCGAGACGATCGCCGCCGAGGACATCCTTCATGATCTGGGCGCCTTCAGCATCATCGCCAGCGATTCCCAGGCCATGGGCCGTGTGGGTGAGGTGATCACCCGCACCTTCCAGACCGCCCACAAGATGAAGGTGCAGCGCGGTTTCCTCCCCGAGGACGCCGCCGGTCCCCGTGGCGGCCGCAACGACAACACCCGCCTGAAGCGCTACATCGCCAAGCTCACGATCAATCCCGCCATCGCCCATGGGCTCGACAGCCAGATCGGCTCGGTGGAGGTGGGCAAGCTGGCCGATCTGGTCCTGTGGAAGCCGGGCTTCTTCGGCGTCAAGCCGGAGCTGGTGATCAAGGGGGGCTCGATCGTCTGGGCCCAGATGGGGGATGCCAATGCCTCGATCCCCACCCCCGGTCCGGTGCACGGCCGGCCGATGTTCGCCGCCTACGGCGGATCCCTGGCGGCCAGCTGCCTCAACTTCGTCAGCCAGGCCTGCCTCGAGAACGACCTGCCCAGCAGCCTTGGCCTGAAGCGGCCCTGCGTGCCCGTGGTGCAGACCCGGGGCATCGGCAAGGCCCAGATGCGCAACAACACCGCCCTGCCGAAGGTGGAGGTGGACCCCCAGACCTACGAGGTCTTCGCCGACGGGGAACTGCTCACCTGCGAACCGGCGGAGGTGCTGCCGATGGCCCAGCGCTACTTCCTCCTGTAGGGGCTGCCGCGCATCGACCGGCGCCGGTCGAGCAGGCGCGTCAGCAGGGTGCGGCTGCTGTGGCGGCTCTGGGCGCCGGCGGCGAAGGCGAGGGCCATCACCAGGGCGG
This genomic stretch from Cyanobium gracile PCC 6307 harbors:
- the ureC gene encoding urease subunit alpha; the protein is MAYRIDRRAYAETYGPTTGDRLRLADTELILEVESDCTTYGDEVKFGGGKVIRDGMGQAQTPRSEGAVDTVITNALILDWWGIVKADIGLKDGRICAIGKAGNPDITDGVTIVVGPGTEAIAGEGHIVTAGAIDTHIHFICPQQIETALASGVTTLLGGGTGPATGTNATTCTPGAFHLARMLQAAEGLPINLGFYGKGNASTPAAIEEQIRAGACGLKLHEDWGTTPAAIDCCLTVADKYDVQVCIHSDTLNEAGFVEDTIRAIGGRTIHTFHTEGAGGGHAPDIIRICGEANVLPSSTNPTKPYTVNTLEEHLDMLMVCHHLDPRIPEDVAFAESRIRRETIAAEDILHDLGAFSIIASDSQAMGRVGEVITRTFQTAHKMKVQRGFLPEDAAGPRGGRNDNTRLKRYIAKLTINPAIAHGLDSQIGSVEVGKLADLVLWKPGFFGVKPELVIKGGSIVWAQMGDANASIPTPGPVHGRPMFAAYGGSLAASCLNFVSQACLENDLPSSLGLKRPCVPVVQTRGIGKAQMRNNTALPKVEVDPQTYEVFADGELLTCEPAEVLPMAQRYFLL
- a CDS encoding urease subunit beta, whose translation is MAPLIPGELIPEPGTIELNVGRPVTTLSVANRGDRPVQVGSHFHFYEANGALEFDREAARGLRLDIPAGTAIRFEPGDQRDVHLVPYVGDRRVFGFNGLVNGPLD
- a CDS encoding serine hydrolase: MAPSVLRRPGAAALALGLALALQPPGAARSAEPPSGPTPPPRQVTAESLAAALPKLDALATEMQRSTGVPGLAIVVVHADRVVFLKGYGVRRVGEPGAVDADTLFQLASLSKPIAATVVAGLVGDGRVGWDDPVLRTLPAARIGPPAIAPLVTIRDLLSHRSGLPDHAGDHLEDLGFDRATILERLRLLPTGNRFRADYAYTNFGFTAGAVAAANAVGRPWEALSSERLYRPLGMARTSSRHADFVATANRASLHVPEGGRWVARYQRDADAQAPAGGVSSSVRDLGQWLRLQLAGGRRDGRAVVDAAALAETHRPQIVSQQPRDPATDRAGFYGLGWNVSYTDRGTVQLGHSGAFDLGAATAVYLLPAESLGIIVLSNSQPLGVPEALSLSFLDLATAGAVKRDYLTALRPLFRGMEQQDYPAVVTPARPLPARPADAYTGSYANAYVGPVAVVPRGDGLELQLGPRLTPFPLTPVSGDTFRYQPAGENAYGPSAVTFTVGPDGRATAVRIDNLNLNGQGVLQRR
- a CDS encoding urease subunit gamma, with product MNLTPQEKDKLLIVTAALLAERRLGRGLKLNHPEAVAWLSFQVIEGARDGRSVAELMREGTTWLSRDQVMEGVPELIPEVQIEAMFPDGTKLVTLHEPIR
- a CDS encoding DUF2207 domain-containing protein; its protein translation is MAEGPTAARRRLRSWRWGLGGLLGLALTLLLLAPWGAGATLSAAERQLTLTDFQMQAVVEPTGAVQVSETLTARFDGSWNGLVRQIPLLARRPGGLEPLGLRVLAVTDPEGRPYRYESSHPGADLKLKIWIPGAENTSRTAVISYRLKRGLRFYPDHDEFNWNVTGNAWEVPIERASARVQLPPAVSGLHASVYTGPSGARGHDATLTIGADAVASSTTRRLEPGEGFTLAVGFAKGLVPLPSALAQWIDWWLARLSLLLPLLCTGVLGPLWWRIGRDPALGAVPVAYEPPEGLPPAVLGSLVAEQVSGSALSATLVALAVKGQLRIEQDQQKLLFLNLGKRYVFTLLGEPAQRSALLPHEAYLLETLFPSAEPGATVSTQELREHYYVHVPGFEHRVMQAVLAETFFRRWPETVRVLTFFGGLGLAAGVVVLAAALLPHDIVMLQGVAHPVVILVSLALTVVLVGVFAWIMPSRTTRGTAVLRQTLGFQEFLRRVEVPRLERLVLTPELFERYLPYAMVAGLTRQWTSAFQGILQEPPSWYVGDGIDFDANDFGTSLEDCFSTTTGAMQSSPSSSSSSSGSSGGGSSGGGDGGGGGGGF